One Methanolinea sp. DNA window includes the following coding sequences:
- a CDS encoding histidinol-phosphate transaminase, which produces MRGERGTGPEGLVRECYRSGGYVYARPPGSTTGTAGVARVARLASNENPDPPPARALARAREALTGANRYPGDEVGAFIAALEQYHGPYHFVAGAGMDGVIETILRLFVTCGDRVVISTPTFSFYGLAASALGAEVVHVQREDDFSVDTGKFIREARDAKVSFLCTPNNPTGTVTPAGDVGEILGEIPGILFLDNAYVEFCDEEYRHLVREHDNLVIGRTMSKAFSLAGLRVGYAFVPEWLVPYYNRAATPFSIPSVSAAAAAGALEDGEHVERARRRVCRLRERVSRECRFPVVPSGANFVLVDVSPRKGCDVAGILASRGVLVRSCESFPGLADHYVRVSIGEDWEMERFLREINSL; this is translated from the coding sequence GTGAGAGGAGAGCGGGGAACCGGCCCCGAGGGGCTTGTCCGTGAATGCTACAGGAGCGGGGGGTACGTCTATGCCCGCCCGCCCGGCAGTACCACGGGGACCGCGGGGGTTGCACGCGTTGCGAGGCTCGCGAGCAACGAGAACCCTGACCCGCCCCCGGCGCGTGCGCTCGCGAGGGCGAGGGAGGCGCTCACGGGCGCAAACCGCTACCCCGGGGACGAGGTCGGCGCGTTCATCGCCGCGCTGGAGCAGTACCACGGGCCCTACCACTTCGTCGCTGGTGCGGGGATGGACGGCGTCATCGAGACGATCCTCCGGCTCTTCGTGACCTGCGGCGACAGGGTGGTGATATCCACCCCGACCTTCTCCTTCTACGGGCTCGCGGCATCCGCCCTGGGCGCGGAAGTCGTCCACGTGCAGAGGGAGGACGACTTTTCCGTGGACACGGGGAAGTTCATCCGCGAGGCGAGGGATGCGAAGGTCTCGTTCCTCTGCACGCCCAACAACCCCACGGGGACGGTGACCCCCGCGGGGGACGTCGGGGAGATCCTGGGGGAGATCCCGGGAATCCTCTTCCTCGACAACGCGTACGTGGAGTTCTGCGACGAGGAGTACCGCCACCTCGTGCGGGAGCATGACAACCTCGTGATCGGGAGGACGATGTCGAAGGCGTTCTCCCTCGCGGGCCTGCGGGTGGGGTATGCCTTCGTCCCGGAGTGGCTGGTCCCCTACTACAACAGGGCTGCGACGCCGTTTTCCATCCCGTCCGTCTCTGCCGCCGCGGCGGCCGGGGCCCTCGAGGACGGGGAGCACGTCGAGAGGGCGAGGAGGCGCGTCTGCAGGCTCCGCGAACGCGTCTCCCGGGAATGCCGTTTCCCCGTCGTCCCGTCGGGCGCAAACTTCGTCCTCGTCGACGTCTCCCCCCGGAAGGGCTGCGACGTTGCCGGCATCCTCGCGTCGAGGGGCGTGCTCGTCCGGTCGTGCGAGAGCTTCCCCGGGCTTGCCGACCACTACGTCAGGGTGAGCATCGGCGAGGACTGGGAGATGGAACGGTTCCTCCGAGAGATCAACAGCCTATGA
- the radA gene encoding DNA repair and recombination protein RadA: protein MSSGSLDIEDLPGVGPSTAEKLREAGFLTVESIATASPQELAETAEIGESTAKKMIKAAREMVDIGGFRTGKDVFEQRKEVRKLRLRVPEVDALLGGGLETQAITELYGEFGSGKSQVAHQAAVNVQLPEEEGGLSGSAIFIDTENTFRPERIEQMVLGLGLDADPEEFLENIHVARAHTSDHQMLILDSAREKAQELRNSEKPVRLIVIDSLTAHFRAEYAGRGTLAARQQKLNRHLHDLFRVVDEYNAVGLVTNQVLSNPGVFFGDPTKPIGGNIVGHTATFRIYLRKSKGGKRIARLVDSPNLPEGEAAFVVEESGLKPA from the coding sequence ATGAGTTCCGGATCCCTCGATATCGAAGATCTCCCCGGTGTCGGACCGAGCACCGCAGAGAAGCTGCGCGAGGCAGGTTTCCTCACGGTGGAGAGCATCGCCACGGCATCCCCGCAGGAACTTGCCGAGACCGCCGAGATAGGTGAATCCACCGCGAAGAAGATGATCAAGGCCGCCCGCGAGATGGTCGACATCGGCGGGTTCAGGACGGGCAAGGATGTCTTCGAGCAGAGGAAAGAGGTGAGGAAACTGCGCCTGCGCGTGCCCGAAGTCGATGCCCTCCTCGGCGGAGGGCTCGAAACACAGGCCATCACCGAGCTGTACGGCGAGTTCGGGTCGGGGAAGAGCCAGGTGGCCCACCAGGCTGCCGTCAACGTCCAGCTCCCCGAGGAGGAGGGAGGTCTCTCGGGATCCGCGATCTTCATCGACACCGAGAACACGTTCCGCCCGGAGCGCATCGAGCAGATGGTCCTCGGCCTCGGCCTCGACGCCGATCCCGAGGAGTTCCTCGAGAACATCCACGTCGCCCGGGCCCACACCTCGGACCACCAGATGCTCATCCTCGACAGCGCGAGGGAGAAGGCGCAGGAACTCCGCAACTCCGAGAAGCCCGTGAGGCTGATCGTCATCGACTCTCTCACCGCCCACTTCCGCGCGGAGTACGCGGGGCGGGGAACGCTCGCTGCCCGGCAGCAGAAGCTGAACCGGCACCTCCACGACCTCTTCAGGGTCGTCGACGAGTACAATGCCGTGGGGCTCGTGACGAACCAGGTCCTCTCGAACCCCGGCGTCTTCTTCGGTGACCCCACGAAACCGATCGGCGGGAACATCGTGGGCCACACCGCCACGTTCAGGATCTACCTGCGCAAGAGCAAGGGGGGCAAGCGGATCGCCCGCCTCGTCGACAGTCCCAACCTCCCGGAGGGCGAGGCGGCGTTCGTGGTCGAGGAGTCCGGGCTCAAGCCGGCCTGA
- a CDS encoding phosphoglycolate phosphatase, translating to MPGSRRFRGLVTDIDGTITDFRRRIHTGAIESIRALVDEGIRVVLASGNTACFMDAVSKMVGTGGVYIGENGGIIRTGWDSEISVLSDGTAPRLALWDLVLACRERNIKIEHYSLPYRFVDVAIARTLPVELVRELVGGHPVEVIDTGFAIHIHPPGVTKGAAFEKLASLMGMETTEFLAVGDGENDVEMLALAGKGVAVGNAHPKLKMHADEVTEKEYGEGFLEALDRNFPHFLER from the coding sequence ATGCCCGGTTCGCGCCGATTCAGGGGGCTCGTCACCGACATCGACGGGACGATCACGGACTTCCGCCGGCGGATCCATACGGGGGCGATCGAGTCGATCAGGGCCCTCGTCGACGAGGGCATCCGCGTCGTCCTCGCGAGCGGCAACACCGCGTGCTTCATGGACGCGGTCTCAAAGATGGTCGGGACAGGGGGTGTCTACATCGGCGAGAACGGGGGGATCATCCGGACAGGCTGGGACAGCGAGATCTCGGTCCTCTCCGACGGGACCGCACCGAGGCTCGCGCTCTGGGACCTCGTCTTGGCCTGCAGGGAGAGGAACATAAAGATAGAGCACTACAGCCTCCCCTACAGGTTCGTGGACGTCGCGATCGCCCGGACGCTCCCGGTCGAGCTCGTCCGGGAGCTGGTGGGGGGGCACCCGGTGGAGGTCATCGACACGGGTTTTGCGATCCACATCCACCCGCCGGGAGTGACCAAGGGGGCGGCCTTCGAGAAGCTCGCGTCGCTCATGGGGATGGAGACGACCGAGTTCCTCGCGGTGGGCGACGGGGAAAACGACGTCGAGATGCTCGCGCTCGCGGGGAAGGGGGTCGCGGTGGGCAATGCCCACCCCAAGTTAAAAATGCACGCCGACGAGGTGACGGAAAAGGAGTACGGCGAGGGGTTCCTCGAGGCCCTGGACCGGAATTTCCCTCACTTCCTCGAGAGGTAG
- the fen gene encoding flap endonuclease-1 translates to MGVALRDIVADFKETVTWQDLAGVAAVDAHNALYQFLSIIRQPDGTPLMDRNGRVTSHLSGILFRASNLLAKGIRTVWIYDGAPPPFKRETIEERRVARELAGERWKEALLRGDTEEAYRQARSSSRIDEEIIATSRELLSLLGLPWIQAPSEGEAQAAHMVARGAARYVVSQDYDTLLFGAPVLVRNLTVSGKRKVRGRTLSVVPERLLLTEVLSGLGISWGDLIRIGILVGTDFNEGIKGVGAKTALRMVRNGEFEQVMRERQPGLDWEEIYRFFENPPVTDDYTLQWRPPDREGVLRMLCDRFDFSPERVESALGEVKAATGQKTLDSWF, encoded by the coding sequence ATGGGTGTCGCGCTCAGGGACATCGTCGCCGATTTCAAGGAGACTGTCACGTGGCAGGACCTCGCCGGTGTCGCGGCGGTGGACGCGCACAACGCGCTCTACCAGTTCCTGAGCATCATCCGCCAGCCCGACGGGACACCCCTCATGGACAGGAACGGGCGCGTCACCTCGCACCTCTCCGGGATCCTCTTCCGGGCGTCGAACCTGCTCGCGAAGGGGATCCGGACGGTGTGGATATACGATGGCGCCCCCCCGCCATTCAAGCGCGAGACGATAGAGGAGAGGAGGGTCGCCCGCGAGCTCGCGGGGGAGAGATGGAAGGAGGCACTCCTCCGCGGCGACACCGAGGAGGCATACCGGCAGGCGCGGTCGTCCTCGCGGATAGACGAGGAGATAATCGCCACGTCCCGCGAACTCCTCTCCCTCCTCGGCCTGCCGTGGATCCAGGCACCGAGCGAGGGTGAGGCCCAGGCAGCCCACATGGTGGCGCGGGGTGCCGCACGGTACGTCGTCTCGCAGGACTACGACACCCTCCTCTTCGGTGCGCCGGTCCTCGTCCGGAACCTCACGGTGAGCGGGAAGAGGAAGGTCCGCGGGAGGACGCTCTCGGTCGTCCCGGAGAGGCTCCTCCTCACCGAGGTCCTCTCGGGCCTCGGGATCTCCTGGGGCGACCTGATACGGATAGGGATACTGGTCGGGACGGACTTCAACGAGGGGATAAAAGGCGTGGGGGCGAAGACTGCCCTCCGCATGGTCAGGAACGGCGAGTTCGAGCAGGTCATGAGGGAGAGGCAGCCGGGCCTTGACTGGGAAGAGATCTACCGGTTCTTCGAGAACCCCCCTGTCACGGACGACTACACCCTCCAGTGGCGGCCGCCGGACAGGGAGGGGGTGCTCCGGATGCTCTGCGACAGGTTCGACTTCTCGCCCGAGAGGGTCGAGAGTGCGCTCGGCGAGGTCAAGGCTGCCACCGGCCAGAAGACCCTCGACTCGTGGTTCTAG
- a CDS encoding 50S ribosome-binding GTPase — translation MEFESIPTVPTAEEILDRSFRRAASKMRLKKNKDRANEEFVRAVSQSIHDRLVRIMQSFPDFDSLPAFYRDIVEILWGIGRVRKSLGSVGWAARWARTHGPGLAYQTRKAEVPSQVRKRAVARLSSVVHQIGDDLVFLNEVRNVLRTLPHVSDEFTVVVAGYPNVGKSSFIRLVSSATPEVAAYPFTTKGIIVGHRMVGRERVQFIDTPGLLDRPAGERNVVERQALTAITNLASVILVILDASEQCGYPLEEQFRLLHEIEEMVTVPVVPVVNKADLAYFDGYINMSTETGEGVAEVLEYILAFRERSREKGGEKTE, via the coding sequence GTGGAATTCGAGAGCATTCCTACGGTGCCGACCGCGGAGGAGATACTCGATCGGAGTTTCCGCAGGGCGGCATCCAAGATGAGGCTCAAGAAGAACAAGGACAGGGCAAACGAGGAGTTCGTGAGGGCAGTCTCCCAGTCCATCCACGACCGCCTCGTCAGGATAATGCAGTCTTTCCCCGACTTCGACTCGCTCCCCGCCTTCTACAGGGACATCGTGGAGATCCTTTGGGGAATCGGTAGGGTGAGGAAGTCCCTCGGCTCCGTGGGGTGGGCGGCCCGGTGGGCGCGGACCCACGGCCCGGGCCTCGCGTACCAGACGAGGAAGGCCGAGGTCCCCTCGCAGGTACGCAAGAGGGCTGTCGCGAGGCTCTCGTCCGTCGTACACCAGATCGGGGACGACCTCGTCTTCCTCAACGAGGTGCGCAACGTCCTGCGGACCCTCCCCCACGTGAGCGACGAATTCACCGTCGTCGTCGCGGGGTACCCGAACGTCGGGAAATCGTCTTTCATCCGCCTCGTCTCCTCTGCGACCCCCGAGGTCGCGGCCTATCCCTTCACGACGAAGGGGATAATCGTCGGGCACCGGATGGTCGGCAGGGAACGCGTCCAGTTCATCGACACGCCTGGCCTCCTCGACCGCCCCGCGGGGGAGAGGAACGTGGTCGAGCGGCAGGCCCTGACGGCCATCACGAACCTCGCGTCTGTCATCCTCGTCATCCTCGACGCGAGCGAGCAGTGCGGGTACCCCCTCGAAGAACAGTTCAGGCTCCTCCACGAGATAGAGGAGATGGTCACCGTCCCCGTCGTCCCGGTCGTCAACAAGGCTGACCTCGCCTACTTCGACGGGTACATCAACATGTCCACCGAGACGGGGGAAGGGGTTGCCGAGGTCCTCGAGTACATCCTCGCCTTCCGGGAGCGGTCACGGGAGAAGGGTGGCGAGAAAACCGAGTAG
- a CDS encoding adenylate kinase family protein: MMTGITGTPGTGKSSVGRILRARGYPVTEVTETVGKYVVRRDDERDTLVVDEDRWAAEFGRREGFVIGHLSHLLPCDLVVVLRCAPEVLRERLKERGYDERKVRENCEAEALDVILVETLEIHPAERVLEVDTTRMAPAECADVVEGFVRGEIPPSVGKVDWSYYLGGEE; this comes from the coding sequence ATGATGACGGGAATCACCGGGACTCCGGGTACGGGGAAGTCTTCCGTGGGGAGGATCCTGCGTGCCCGGGGCTACCCCGTGACGGAGGTCACGGAGACCGTGGGGAAGTACGTCGTCCGGCGCGACGACGAGAGGGACACGCTCGTGGTGGACGAGGACCGCTGGGCGGCGGAATTCGGGAGGAGGGAGGGGTTCGTCATCGGGCACCTCTCGCACCTGCTCCCCTGCGACCTCGTCGTCGTCCTGCGGTGCGCACCGGAGGTCCTGCGGGAGCGCCTGAAGGAGAGGGGCTACGACGAGAGGAAGGTGCGCGAGAACTGCGAGGCAGAGGCCCTCGACGTGATCCTCGTCGAGACACTCGAGATCCACCCCGCGGAGAGGGTCCTCGAGGTCGATACCACGCGCATGGCCCCCGCGGAGTGCGCGGACGTGGTCGAGGGATTCGTGAGGGGAGAAATACCCCCCTCGGTGGGGAAGGTCGACTGGTCGTACTACCTCGGAGGAGAGGAATGA
- the lysA gene encoding diaminopimelate decarboxylase, which produces MKLPPHLAVRDGRLAIGGIDCEALAGRFGTPLYVTDQDRIVSLYRSFREALASRYPNVKVLYAAKANGNLAVLRALAREGAGADVFSSGELTLALMAGMRPEDLLFNGSSKSAADLALAVEKGVAVSLDSIDELHQLDRISREAGEVTRVAFRVNPALDVPTHRKIATGLATSKFGIPHAMVKDAYGEATACEGVEPVGIHCHIGSQILDVEPFAQAARVMAGIVRDLAGMGIRLEFVDLGGGLGIPYRRSQGEEAPTPGEYADAVVPPVRELSRELGTTLSLWVEPGRFLVADSTVLLTRVNSVKRAHKNFVNVDAGFNLLVRPAMYDAYHEVVVAGKAGAPGTEVYTVTGPICESGDILAEDRLLPRVAAGDLIAVLDAGAYGFAMSSQYNGRPRCAEVLVHRGEAALMRRAETIADLTATMVVPPWQKG; this is translated from the coding sequence ATGAAACTCCCACCCCACCTCGCTGTCCGGGACGGGAGGCTCGCGATAGGCGGGATCGACTGCGAGGCGCTCGCCGGGCGGTTCGGGACCCCCCTCTACGTGACGGACCAGGACCGCATCGTCTCGCTCTACCGGTCGTTCCGCGAGGCGCTCGCCTCCAGGTACCCAAACGTCAAGGTCCTGTACGCGGCGAAGGCGAACGGGAACCTCGCCGTGCTCCGGGCCCTCGCCCGCGAGGGGGCGGGTGCGGACGTCTTCTCTTCCGGTGAACTCACCCTCGCCCTCATGGCCGGCATGCGGCCGGAAGACCTCCTTTTTAACGGGAGCTCGAAGAGTGCCGCCGACCTCGCCCTCGCCGTGGAGAAGGGTGTCGCCGTCTCCCTCGACTCCATCGACGAGCTGCACCAGCTCGACCGGATCTCGCGCGAGGCAGGGGAGGTCACCCGGGTCGCGTTCCGCGTCAACCCCGCGCTCGACGTCCCCACGCACAGGAAGATCGCGACGGGTCTCGCGACGAGCAAGTTCGGGATCCCCCACGCCATGGTGAAGGATGCCTACGGGGAGGCCACGGCGTGCGAGGGCGTGGAACCGGTCGGCATCCACTGCCACATCGGGTCCCAGATCCTCGATGTCGAGCCTTTCGCGCAGGCAGCCCGCGTGATGGCCGGGATAGTCCGGGACCTTGCCGGGATGGGAATCCGCCTCGAGTTCGTGGACCTCGGGGGAGGGCTCGGGATCCCCTACCGTCGCAGCCAGGGCGAGGAGGCGCCGACCCCCGGGGAATACGCGGACGCGGTGGTCCCGCCGGTCCGCGAACTCTCCCGGGAACTCGGCACAACGCTCTCCCTCTGGGTCGAGCCCGGGCGCTTCCTCGTCGCGGACTCGACAGTCCTCCTCACGAGGGTCAATTCCGTCAAGAGGGCGCACAAGAACTTCGTCAACGTGGACGCGGGCTTCAACCTCCTCGTGAGGCCCGCGATGTACGATGCCTACCACGAGGTCGTCGTCGCCGGGAAGGCAGGCGCGCCGGGGACCGAGGTGTACACGGTGACCGGCCCCATCTGCGAGAGCGGCGACATCCTCGCGGAGGACCGGCTGCTCCCGCGGGTCGCTGCCGGGGACCTGATCGCAGTCCTCGACGCGGGGGCATACGGGTTTGCCATGTCGTCCCAGTACAACGGTCGCCCCCGGTGCGCGGAGGTCCTCGTACACCGCGGGGAGGCAGCCCTGATGAGGAGGGCAGAGACCATCGCGGACCTCACGGCGACGATGGTCGTGCCGCCGTGGCAGAAGGGCTGA
- a CDS encoding OB-fold nucleic acid binding domain-containing protein, with product MHFHYALVDDLISREEFERRVEEKMAACGDLIDEVTAAMMVVRDLGRHHVKIAQLNGRQSLFSFFGKVIAKDPVREFERPGGEKGLVSSLVLGDETGQVRAILWDEKAAATEEIDVGDVLEVIGRHTGRSPREITVMAMRPAPVEISGPSEVAPYLSPPRRKDIVVWIIAMGEAREVARRDGTAAGMVEMVVSDGKAVTRMACWVPEHLDILAEGACFRIRGALEKHRRTGPEYSIDEKSSVEPAEGEIAWALDPLDGIGGKETCSVRGLVRSCSLPRPFVTREGKPSSVRNIAISDGTAEVRAVLWGDHAHVPLVAGDEVGLYLCSVRPAKDGGHEIHAGRGSFVRVASPPIAGEVDVRGDVIVAGSATYLDTGDDCFLVVDGRIPHGHPVRARVIRAGNRVSVVEWEEDVPDRDALLARCEGLLAALQGGESPGGDTFTPHGREDICR from the coding sequence GTGCACTTCCACTACGCCCTCGTGGACGACCTCATCTCCCGCGAGGAGTTCGAGCGGCGCGTGGAGGAGAAGATGGCAGCGTGCGGCGACCTCATCGACGAGGTGACCGCCGCGATGATGGTCGTCCGGGACCTCGGGCGCCACCACGTGAAGATCGCGCAGCTGAACGGCAGGCAGAGCCTGTTTTCCTTCTTCGGGAAGGTCATCGCGAAGGACCCGGTGCGCGAGTTCGAGAGGCCGGGCGGAGAGAAAGGGCTCGTTTCAAGCCTCGTCCTCGGGGACGAGACCGGGCAGGTGAGGGCGATCCTCTGGGACGAGAAGGCTGCCGCGACAGAGGAGATCGATGTGGGCGACGTGCTCGAGGTCATCGGGAGGCACACCGGGAGGAGCCCCCGCGAGATCACCGTGATGGCGATGAGGCCCGCGCCCGTCGAGATATCCGGGCCGTCCGAGGTTGCCCCCTACCTCTCCCCGCCGAGGCGGAAGGACATCGTCGTCTGGATCATCGCGATGGGGGAGGCAAGGGAGGTCGCCCGGCGGGACGGGACCGCGGCGGGAATGGTCGAGATGGTGGTCAGCGACGGGAAGGCCGTCACCCGGATGGCCTGCTGGGTCCCCGAGCACCTCGATATCCTCGCGGAGGGTGCCTGTTTCAGGATACGGGGGGCCCTCGAGAAGCACCGCAGGACGGGGCCCGAGTACAGCATCGACGAGAAGAGCAGCGTCGAGCCCGCGGAGGGGGAGATCGCGTGGGCCCTCGATCCCCTCGACGGCATCGGGGGGAAGGAGACGTGCTCGGTCCGCGGGCTCGTGCGATCGTGCTCCCTCCCTAGACCGTTCGTCACCCGCGAGGGGAAACCCTCGTCCGTTCGGAATATCGCGATCTCCGACGGGACCGCCGAGGTGAGGGCAGTGCTCTGGGGCGACCACGCGCACGTCCCCCTCGTCGCGGGGGACGAGGTTGGACTCTACCTCTGTTCCGTCCGCCCGGCAAAGGACGGGGGCCACGAAATCCACGCGGGGAGGGGGAGTTTCGTGAGGGTCGCCTCCCCGCCCATTGCCGGGGAGGTGGACGTGCGGGGCGACGTGATTGTCGCGGGGAGCGCGACGTACCTCGACACGGGGGACGACTGTTTCCTCGTCGTGGACGGGCGCATCCCGCACGGCCACCCCGTGAGGGCGAGGGTCATCCGGGCGGGCAACAGGGTCAGCGTCGTCGAGTGGGAAGAGGACGTCCCCGACAGGGACGCGCTCCTCGCGAGGTGCGAGGGGCTCCTCGCCGCGCTACAGGGCGGGGAATCTCCGGGCGGGGATACTTTCACCCCGCACGGCCGCGAAGATATATGCAGGTGA
- a CDS encoding CDP-alcohol phosphatidyltransferase family protein has product MTLEVLRPHMATLMEPFISASRRAGVSPNTLTVLSLFTAALAGASYWLGNVLAGTVFVAFNALFDGLDGALARAEKKESIRGDFLDHVIDRYSDIFIITGIFAGGAAGWEVGVLALTGVLMSSYLGTQSQAVGMGRYYGGALGRADRLVMIICAGLLTVAFPGKVFSLSILGWLLLVLGVMGHVTAVQRFLHVWKNMP; this is encoded by the coding sequence ATGACGCTCGAGGTCCTGCGTCCCCACATGGCTACCCTCATGGAACCGTTCATCTCCGCGTCGAGGCGGGCGGGTGTATCCCCTAACACCCTCACCGTTCTCTCGCTCTTCACCGCCGCCCTCGCCGGCGCATCGTACTGGCTCGGCAACGTCCTCGCCGGGACGGTCTTTGTCGCGTTCAATGCCCTCTTCGACGGCCTCGACGGCGCTCTCGCGAGGGCAGAGAAGAAGGAGAGCATCCGCGGCGACTTCCTCGACCACGTCATCGACAGGTACTCGGACATCTTCATCATTACCGGGATCTTCGCGGGCGGCGCGGCGGGGTGGGAGGTGGGTGTCCTCGCCCTCACCGGCGTCCTCATGTCCTCCTACCTCGGGACCCAGTCCCAGGCGGTCGGGATGGGGAGGTACTACGGGGGGGCGCTCGGGAGGGCAGACCGGCTCGTGATGATCATCTGCGCGGGCCTGCTCACCGTCGCGTTCCCGGGGAAGGTCTTCTCCCTCTCGATCCTCGGGTGGCTCCTCCTCGTCCTCGGGGTGATGGGGCACGTAACCGCGGTGCAGAGGTTCCTCCACGTCTGGAAGAACATGCCCTGA
- a CDS encoding PRC-barrel domain-containing protein: MSRVLARSLSRKKIVTNEGKVIGTLRNLVVDFETGQVVDLVISPDPSFDTTGYRTEGERLFIPFEAVKDIKDYIVVDRYLSRK; this comes from the coding sequence ATGTCGAGAGTTCTGGCCCGGAGCCTCTCCAGGAAGAAGATCGTCACGAACGAAGGCAAGGTCATCGGAACGCTCAGGAACCTCGTGGTGGACTTCGAGACCGGCCAGGTGGTCGACCTCGTCATCTCGCCGGACCCCTCGTTCGACACGACGGGGTACAGGACCGAGGGCGAACGGCTCTTCATCCCCTTCGAGGCGGTCAAGGACATAAAGGACTACATCGTCGTCGACCGCTACCTCTCGAGGAAGTGA
- a CDS encoding presenilin family intramembrane aspartyl protease PSH, producing MHKTNPAASTHAERLGEWLPLAAMPAMLVLVETGAVLLSLPMREAGLTAFEDPSSVANPFIFLFILLSFTAFLLFLMKFGFRRVIAAVIYVSIFLTFVYIFGAILALLSPDIDVVVGGSLLASVAATAALYLHPEWYVIDTLGILIAAGAASIFGISLDIVPVVILLVILAVYDAISVYRTKHMISLAEGVLESRSPILFVIPRRKGYSFRREGIGPLEGGERGAFVIGMGDMIMPAILVVSADVFLPAPRVGLFSVPALGAMAGSVAGLCVLLSLVRRGRPQAGLPSINGGALAGFLLGFLATLLP from the coding sequence ATGCATAAAACTAACCCGGCCGCCAGCACCCACGCCGAGAGATTGGGAGAGTGGCTGCCCCTCGCGGCGATGCCCGCGATGCTCGTCCTCGTGGAGACGGGCGCCGTCCTCCTCTCCCTCCCCATGAGGGAGGCAGGGCTCACCGCGTTTGAGGACCCATCCTCGGTTGCAAACCCCTTCATCTTCCTCTTCATCCTCCTCTCGTTCACGGCGTTCCTCCTCTTCCTGATGAAGTTCGGGTTCAGGAGGGTGATTGCCGCCGTCATCTACGTCTCCATATTCCTCACGTTCGTGTACATCTTCGGGGCAATCCTCGCGCTCCTTTCGCCTGACATCGACGTCGTCGTCGGCGGGAGCCTCCTCGCCTCGGTTGCCGCGACCGCGGCCCTCTACCTCCACCCCGAGTGGTACGTCATCGACACCCTCGGGATCCTGATCGCGGCGGGAGCGGCATCGATATTCGGGATATCGCTCGACATCGTCCCCGTGGTCATCCTGCTCGTCATCCTCGCGGTTTACGACGCGATCTCGGTGTACAGGACGAAGCACATGATATCCCTCGCCGAGGGCGTCCTCGAGAGCCGGAGCCCGATCCTCTTCGTGATCCCGCGGAGGAAGGGATACAGTTTCCGGAGGGAAGGCATCGGGCCTCTGGAAGGGGGGGAGAGGGGGGCATTCGTCATCGGGATGGGGGACATGATCATGCCGGCCATCCTCGTCGTCTCCGCAGACGTGTTCCTGCCGGCCCCCCGGGTGGGCCTCTTCTCGGTGCCCGCGCTCGGCGCGATGGCAGGGTCCGTCGCCGGGCTCTGCGTGCTCCTCTCCCTCGTGAGGCGGGGGAGGCCGCAGGCTGGCCTCCCGTCCATCAACGGCGGTGCTCTCGCGGGGTTCCTACTCGGTTTTCTCGCCACCCTTCTCCCGTGA
- a CDS encoding CBS domain-containing protein, which translates to MDLSLIQRDILITLISLYHKHSQPVKGEEIAEVIRRNPGTVRNQMQALKAIGLVDGIPGPKGGYNPTVQAYRALNLEISEKEYDVKIARNGEVVPGVKVVEIAFTTLCHPDICRANVLVRGSVKAFEIGDQVTIGPTPVNKLLIRGEVYGRDEVSQTLLISIYEMISLPKKPIRHYMSSPLISLKRTDTIGDALHLFNTHRIRGAPVIEDDVLYGIITMSDVARALEEGLPMSTPVSRVMTTDVVKAPSSVQLFEVIRSFKERDIGRLIVMEGEKPVGILTQSDIIKVFPSL; encoded by the coding sequence ATGGATTTGTCCCTGATCCAGAGAGACATTTTAATTACTCTCATCTCGCTGTATCACAAGCATTCTCAGCCCGTGAAAGGAGAGGAGATAGCGGAAGTGATACGGAGGAACCCGGGGACTGTCCGGAACCAGATGCAGGCCCTCAAGGCCATCGGCCTCGTCGACGGGATACCCGGTCCGAAGGGGGGGTACAATCCCACCGTCCAGGCATACAGGGCACTGAACCTCGAGATATCGGAGAAGGAGTACGACGTCAAGATCGCCCGCAACGGAGAGGTCGTGCCCGGCGTGAAGGTCGTGGAGATCGCGTTCACCACGCTCTGCCACCCGGACATATGCCGTGCAAACGTCCTCGTGCGGGGGTCGGTGAAGGCCTTCGAGATAGGCGACCAGGTCACGATTGGCCCTACCCCCGTGAACAAGCTCCTGATAAGGGGCGAGGTGTACGGGAGGGACGAGGTCTCCCAGACCCTCCTCATCTCGATATACGAGATGATATCCCTGCCCAAGAAACCCATCAGGCACTACATGAGCAGCCCGCTCATCTCCCTGAAGCGGACGGACACCATCGGCGACGCCCTCCACCTCTTCAATACCCACCGCATAAGGGGCGCCCCCGTGATAGAGGACGACGTCCTCTACGGCATCATCACGATGAGCGATGTCGCACGTGCACTCGAGGAGGGACTCCCCATGTCGACCCCCGTCTCTCGTGTCATGACAACCGACGTGGTGAAGGCCCCCTCCTCGGTCCAGCTCTTCGAGGTGATCCGCAGCTTCAAGGAGAGGGACATCGGCCGCCTCATCGTGATGGAAGGGGAAAAACCCGTCGGGATACTCACCCAGTCAGACATCATCAAGGTCTTCCCCTCCCTCTGA